CCCATCCAGAGCGATCCCTGGATGGACAGCCCGGACACCCCGGAGACCTACACCGCCAGCAGCGACACGCTGACCTACGACTTCCTCGCCGAGGAGGGCGTGGCCGCGGCCGACGCGGTGCCCGCCGAGGCGGACCTTCCGGTGGAGGACACGGCGCCGCCTTCGACGCCCATCCCGGCCTCCGCGCCCGCGCCCCAGGAACTGGCCGCGGCGCCCCTGCCCGTGGAGAGCGCGGCGCCCGCCGCGTCCGGCCCGCTCTTCTACGTGCAGATCTTTGCCAGCGGCAACCGGCAGAGCGCCGAGGAGGTGGCCCTCGAGGCGGACTCCCGCTTCGACAAGCCCGTGCGCATCCTCTTCCTGGACCCCTACTACAAGGTCCTGGTGGGGGGCTTCACCGAGCGCGATGACGCGGTGATCCTGCGCCGGGATCTGACCGAGATGGGCTACAAGGACGCCTGGATCTTCGAGCGCTAGTCGGTCACATGCCTGAGCTGCGCAAGGACCCGGTCATCGGCCGCTGGGTGATCATCGCCAGCGAGCGGGGCAAGCGCCCCATGGATTTCCCTCACCGCCCCGCGCGGCAGCGGGGCGGTTTCTGCCCGTTCTGTCCTGGCAACGAGGACAAGACCCCCCCGGAGATCTTCGCGCTCCGCCGCGACGCCGTGCCCAACGGCCCGGACTGGCAGGTGCGGGTCGTGCCCAACAAGTTCCCCGCCCTGGTGATCGAGGGCGAGCTGAAGCGCCGGGGCGTGGGGCTCTACGACGTGGTGGACGGCGTCGGCGCGCACGAGGTCATCATCGACTCGCCGGAGCACGACCGCAGCTTCGGCGACATGAGCGCCGAGCACATCGCCAACGTGATCGAGGCCTATCGGCTGCGCCAGCTCGACCTGGCGCGGGACCGGCGCTTCCGCTACATCCTCATCTTCAAGAACCATGGCGAGGAAGCGGGGGCGAGCCTCGAGCACTCGCACACGCAGCTGATCGCCACGCCGATCGTGCCCAAGCGCGTGATGGAGGAGCTGGAGGGCGCCAAGCGGCACTTCGAGCTCAAGGAGCGCTGCATCTTCTGCGACATCATCGACCAGGAGCTCTTCGACGGGCGGCGCGTGATCCTGGAGACGGAGCACTTCCTCGTGATCTCGCCCTTCGCCGCGCGCTTTCCCTTCGAGACGTGGATCCTGCCGCGCGCGCACGAAGCGCACTTCCACCGGCTGGGGGACGCGGCGCGCCTCGATCTGGCGCAGGTGCTGCGCACGGTGCTGCGCAAGCTGAACCTCGCGCTGGATCAGCCCGCCTACAACTACATCATCCACACGGCGCCCATCAACGACGGGGTCGACTGGCACTTCCACTGGCACCTCGAGCTGATGCCGAAGCTCACGAAGGTGGCTGGCTTCGAGTGGGGGAGCGGGTTCTACATCAACCCCACGCCTCCGGAAGACGCGGCGGACTATCTGCGCAAGCTGAGCCTCGCCGCCGAATCGCAGAGCGGCTAGCCCGTGGACGATCGCCCGCTGCACATCGCCTTTCTCGCCGCGGAGGCCCTGCCCTACGCCAAGGCCGGCGGCCTGGGCGACGTCGCCGGCGCCCTGCCCCGTGCGATCGCGCAGGCGGGCCACAGGGTGACGCTCCTGCTGCCGCTGCACGGGGTGGTCGACCGCGAGGCGCATGGACTCTCGCCCGCGGGCGAGGGCAGCCTGCCCTTCCCGGACGCGTCGACGCCGCTGCGCTACCGCCGCTGGGAGCACGCGCCCGCGCCCGGACTGCGCGCGATCCTGATCGACATTCCGCGCTACTTTCAGCGGGATGCGCTCTATGTCGACCGCGCCACCGGCGAGGGCTACGCCGACGACGGCGAGCGCTTCCTCGCCTTCACCCTGGCGGCGCTGGACTCGCTCGCCGAGGGGCCTGTGCCGGTGGACGTGATCCACTGCAACGACTTCCACACCGGCCTGGCCCCCGCGCTACTCGAGCGGAACTGGCGGGACGACCCGCTGCTCGGCCGCGCGGCGACCCTCTTCAGCATCCACAACCTGGCCTATCAGGGCGTGTTTCCGCTGCCGCTGCTGGCGCGCGCCGGCATCAGCCCCGCCGAGGCGCGCTACGGCAGTCCCTACGAGTTCTGGGGCAAGCTGAACTGCATGAAGGCCGGCATCGTGGCCGCGGATCTCGTCGCAACGGTGAGTCCGCGCTACGCCGAGGAGATCGCCGGCAGCGCCGAGTTCGGCCATGGCCTGGAGGGGGTCCTGGCGGACCGGCTGGACACCCTGGTGGGGGTGCTGAACGGGATCGACACGGACGAGTGGTCGCCGGCCACGGACCCGGAACTCGCAGAAACCTACACGGCGGCGACCGTCGAGGCGGGCAAGGCGGCCAACCGACGCGCCCTGCGTGAGGAAGCCGGCCTGCCGGACCTGGACGTCCCCGTGCTCGGCGTGGTCTCGCGGCTGGTCCGGCAGAAGGGCTTCGACCTGCTGGTGCCGCTCCTGGATCACCTGCTCGCGCTGCCGCTGCAGCTGGTCGTGCTCGGCAGCGGCGAACCGGCGATCGAAGCTGCATTCAATGACGCTGCAAGGTATTGTCCGGACAAGCTGAGAGTCTGGGTGAAGTACGACAACCGCCTGGCCCACCGCATCGAGGCCGGCGCGGACCTCTTCCTCATGCCCAGCCGCTACGAACCCTGCGGCCTGAACCAGCTCTACAGTCTCCGCTATGGCACCCCGCCCATCGTGAGGGCCACGGGCGGACTCGCGGACACCGTGCGCGATGTGACGGAGGCCCCCGAGGACGGCACGGGGTTCGTCTTCGGCGAGGCCCGCCCCGAGGCGCTGTTCGACGCGATCCGGCGCGCGCTCGCGCTGCATGGCGACCCGGTCGCCCGGCTCTCGCTGCGGCGACGCATCATGGGGCTCGACTTCAGCTGGTCGCGGAGCGCCGCCGACTACCTGCGACTCTACCGGGCAGCGATCCTGCGGCGAGCGGGAGACCGCCGCGGCGCGGCGGCCCTGCTGGCGGCGATCCGGGCCTCGCAGGCGACGATTTCGCTGCCGGCGGCGGGGCAAGGGCCTTGACAGTGCGCGGCGTATGCCCTATTCATAGTGAGGCTTCGGCGGGAATAGCTCAGTGGTAGAGCACAACCTTGCCAAGGTTGGGGTCGCGAGTTCAAGTCTCGTTTCCCGCTCCTGATCTGCGTCGGACATAGCCTCCGATGAGGAGGGGTTCTCGGATTCAAGGCGGCATAGCCAAGGGGTAAGGCAACGGTCTGCAAAACCGTCATCCCCGGTTCGAATCCGGGTGCCGCCTCCTTTTTTTTTTGCGCCGGAGTGGCGAAACGGGCAGACGCAGGGGACTTAAAATCCCCCGGAGCAATCCATCCGGGTTCGAATCCCGGCTCCGGCACCTCCAGGCCGGTTTCCCTGCCCGCCAGCGGCGCCTTCCCGACCTCTGAAACCTCCCTACAGCACCTTTGGCAGCCGCTGGCAGGACCTGTCAGTCCGGCGGCAGGCGTGTCGGCCACGCCGTCAGCGTGGCAGTGATCCGCGCCAATCTGGCGCCGCCCCGCGTCTCCGGTCGCGAAGCCCGGGGCGGGGTCGCCCCGTAACCTACATAAACGAAGCCAGTTAGCGGTAGCGACTCGTTTGCGGAGCGCTGGCACGCATCTTCCGATAGGGAGCGTGAACGAAGGATCGGATCCCATCCGGAAGGAGAAGCCATGGGCAAGATCATCGGCATCGACCTCGGCACCACGAACTCCTGCGTCTCCGTCATCGAGGGCGGCGTGCCGAAGGTCATCCCCAACAGCGAAGGCCATCGTACCACCCCCAGCGTGGTGGCCATGACGGACGACGGCGAGCGCCTCGTGGGCCAGCTGGCCAAGCGCCAGGCCGTCACCAATCCGACGAACACCGTCTACTCGGTGAAGCGCTTCATGGGGCGCAAGTTCGGCGAAGTGGGGCAGGAGATGAAGGAGGTGCCCTACAAGGTCGCGAAGGGAAGCAATGGCGACGCGCGCATCGTCATGGGAGGCAAGGAGTACACGCCGCCGGAGATCAGCGCCCTGGTGCTGCGCAAGCTCAAGGAGACCGCCGAGGAGTACCTGGGCGAGCCGGTGACCGAGGCCGTCATCACCGTGCCGG
Above is a genomic segment from Candidatus Latescibacterota bacterium containing:
- a CDS encoding SPOR domain-containing protein, whose translation is MFKRSLVLLALPLALSACSSKQPIQSDPWMDSPDTPETYTASSDTLTYDFLAEEGVAAADAVPAEADLPVEDTAPPSTPIPASAPAPQELAAAPLPVESAAPAASGPLFYVQIFASGNRQSAEEVALEADSRFDKPVRILFLDPYYKVLVGGFTERDDAVILRRDLTEMGYKDAWIFER
- the galT gene encoding galactose-1-phosphate uridylyltransferase, which produces MPELRKDPVIGRWVIIASERGKRPMDFPHRPARQRGGFCPFCPGNEDKTPPEIFALRRDAVPNGPDWQVRVVPNKFPALVIEGELKRRGVGLYDVVDGVGAHEVIIDSPEHDRSFGDMSAEHIANVIEAYRLRQLDLARDRRFRYILIFKNHGEEAGASLEHSHTQLIATPIVPKRVMEELEGAKRHFELKERCIFCDIIDQELFDGRRVILETEHFLVISPFAARFPFETWILPRAHEAHFHRLGDAARLDLAQVLRTVLRKLNLALDQPAYNYIIHTAPINDGVDWHFHWHLELMPKLTKVAGFEWGSGFYINPTPPEDAADYLRKLSLAAESQSG
- a CDS encoding glycogen synthase, with translation MDDRPLHIAFLAAEALPYAKAGGLGDVAGALPRAIAQAGHRVTLLLPLHGVVDREAHGLSPAGEGSLPFPDASTPLRYRRWEHAPAPGLRAILIDIPRYFQRDALYVDRATGEGYADDGERFLAFTLAALDSLAEGPVPVDVIHCNDFHTGLAPALLERNWRDDPLLGRAATLFSIHNLAYQGVFPLPLLARAGISPAEARYGSPYEFWGKLNCMKAGIVAADLVATVSPRYAEEIAGSAEFGHGLEGVLADRLDTLVGVLNGIDTDEWSPATDPELAETYTAATVEAGKAANRRALREEAGLPDLDVPVLGVVSRLVRQKGFDLLVPLLDHLLALPLQLVVLGSGEPAIEAAFNDAARYCPDKLRVWVKYDNRLAHRIEAGADLFLMPSRYEPCGLNQLYSLRYGTPPIVRATGGLADTVRDVTEAPEDGTGFVFGEARPEALFDAIRRALALHGDPVARLSLRRRIMGLDFSWSRSAADYLRLYRAAILRRAGDRRGAAALLAAIRASQATISLPAAGQGP